A window of Mucilaginibacter sp. PAMC 26640 contains these coding sequences:
- a CDS encoding NADH-quinone oxidoreductase subunit L — protein MDKYIWLIPILPLAGFVINGLGRNSLSKTIIGAIGSLMVLIAFGISVTAFFQIKSTGVPINVTIFDWISVGDLKIPFAFLIDQLSAIMLLIITGVGFLIHLYSIGYMHDDAGFGKFFAYLNLFVFFMLLLVMGSNYVIMFIGWEGVGLCSYLLIGFWYTNGSYADAAKKAFIMNRIGDLGFLLGIFLISKFFGSIEYTNVFHRAASLPGEIGGTMFTVITLLLFVGAVGKSAQLPLFTWLPDAMAGPTPVSALIHAATMVTAGIYMIARSNILFSMAPDTMEVIAIIGLATACFAALIALTQTDIKKVLAYSTVSQLGYMFLGLGVGAYTGSFFHVLTHAFFKALLFLGAGSVIHAMGGEQDMRKMGGLKGKIKITFITMLVGTIAIAGIPPFSGFFSKDEILAAAFAHSTTFYVIGVITAMLTSFYMFRMMYLTFWGKFRGTHDQEHHLHESPPSMTIPLIVLAILSAIGGIIGVPAVMGGHHELGAFLAPVFEGSAKILGEHELSHNTEIILMVISVVLALVAMVYAYIKYVKNVSLPVSDEEERPALANLSYHKFYVDELYDTIIRKPLDAISVFFYKVVELSGIDGFVNGLGKGTLETSKGLRLLQTGNVGFYIFMMVIGIIAILVYSLIKI, from the coding sequence ATGGATAAATATATCTGGCTTATTCCTATATTACCTTTAGCCGGTTTTGTTATAAACGGACTTGGGCGTAATAGCTTGTCGAAAACGATCATCGGCGCTATTGGAAGCCTGATGGTACTAATTGCTTTCGGAATAAGTGTCACTGCTTTTTTTCAGATCAAGTCTACAGGTGTACCGATAAACGTGACCATTTTTGATTGGATTAGTGTTGGCGATCTTAAAATTCCATTTGCGTTCCTTATTGATCAGCTAAGCGCTATCATGCTTTTGATCATCACCGGCGTTGGTTTTCTCATCCACTTGTATTCTATTGGATATATGCATGATGATGCAGGCTTTGGTAAGTTTTTTGCCTACTTAAACCTGTTTGTTTTCTTCATGCTACTGCTGGTTATGGGCAGTAACTATGTCATCATGTTTATTGGATGGGAAGGTGTTGGTTTATGCTCCTACCTGCTTATCGGATTTTGGTATACCAATGGCAGCTACGCCGATGCTGCTAAGAAAGCGTTTATCATGAACCGTATTGGTGATCTAGGTTTCCTGCTTGGCATATTCCTCATCTCTAAATTTTTCGGTAGTATAGAATATACCAACGTATTCCACCGCGCGGCTTCTTTGCCTGGCGAAATCGGAGGCACGATGTTTACCGTGATCACGCTGTTGTTATTTGTTGGTGCAGTGGGTAAGTCTGCTCAATTGCCATTGTTTACCTGGTTACCAGATGCAATGGCTGGCCCAACACCCGTTTCAGCACTGATCCATGCAGCTACCATGGTTACTGCTGGTATTTATATGATCGCCCGCTCTAATATCCTCTTCAGTATGGCGCCGGATACAATGGAGGTTATTGCTATCATCGGCTTAGCCACTGCTTGTTTCGCAGCGCTGATTGCTTTAACGCAAACTGATATCAAGAAAGTCCTGGCCTATTCTACGGTATCTCAATTGGGATATATGTTTTTGGGTTTAGGCGTTGGTGCTTATACCGGTTCTTTCTTCCACGTTTTAACACATGCTTTCTTTAAGGCCTTATTATTCCTTGGTGCAGGTTCTGTGATCCATGCGATGGGCGGTGAACAGGATATGCGTAAGATGGGCGGACTCAAAGGAAAGATCAAGATCACTTTTATTACGATGCTGGTGGGCACGATCGCTATTGCTGGTATCCCCCCGTTCTCTGGCTTCTTTTCTAAAGATGAAATATTAGCAGCAGCTTTTGCACATAGCACTACATTCTACGTAATAGGTGTTATCACTGCAATGCTTACTTCTTTTTATATGTTCCGGATGATGTATCTTACCTTTTGGGGTAAGTTTCGCGGTACGCACGATCAAGAACATCATTTGCATGAGTCCCCACCAAGCATGACTATTCCTTTAATCGTCTTAGCAATCTTATCTGCTATCGGCGGTATTATTGGTGTACCGGCAGTAATGGGTGGGCATCACGAATTAGGCGCTTTTCTTGCACCAGTTTTTGAAGGATCCGCTAAAATTTTAGGCGAACATGAGCTGAGCCACAATACAGAAATTATTCTAATGGTGATATCAGTCGTATTAGCACTTGTTGCGATGGTTTACGCTTATATCAAATATGTAAAAAATGTAAGCCTTCCGGTCTCTGATGAAGAAGAACGTCCGGCACTGGCCAATCTATCCTATCATAAATTTTATGTGGATGAATTGTATGATACTATTATTCGTAAACCGCTGGATGCTATATCGGTATTTTTTTATAAAGTAGTTGAGTTAAGCGGAATAGATGGATTTGTGAATGGCCTGGGTAAAGGGACTTTAGAAACAAGTAAAGGCCTGCGCCTTTTGCAAACAGGTAATGTAGGTTTCTACATATTTATGATGGTGATTGGCATTATTGCCATTTTAGTGTACAGTTTAATTAAAATATAA
- a CDS encoding NADH-quinone oxidoreductase subunit K translates to MESLTNTMHAVPLNHYILLSAIIFSIGVMGVLLRRNAIVIFMSVELMLNSVNLLLTAFSVYRGDAAGQVFVFFIMALAAAEVAVGLAIIVMIYRNTNSIDINVLNRLKW, encoded by the coding sequence ATGGAAAGTTTAACCAATACCATGCACGCGGTACCGCTTAACCACTATATTTTGTTAAGTGCAATAATTTTTTCTATTGGGGTAATGGGCGTATTGCTGCGCAGAAACGCCATCGTAATATTTATGTCTGTTGAGCTAATGCTTAATTCGGTTAACTTACTCCTAACTGCATTTTCTGTTTATCGCGGCGATGCAGCGGGGCAAGTATTCGTGTTTTTTATTATGGCTTTGGCCGCTGCTGAAGTTGCAGTTGGTTTAGCGATTATCGTAATGATTTATCGCAATACTAACTCGATCGACATCAATGTATTAAACAGGTTAAAATGGTAA
- a CDS encoding NADH dehydrogenase (Catalyzes the transfer of electrons from NADH to quinone) — translation MQNHPVYTDNDPQSEYSTLNLGPTHPATHGVFQNVLQMDGERIVSGVSTIGYIHRAFEKIAEHRPFYQITPLTDRLNYCSSPINNMGWHMTVEKLLGIQMPKRVDYMRVIIMELARIADHIICNGVLGVDTGAFTGFLYMMEYREDIYEIYEEICGSRLTTNIGRIGGFERNFNTIAFNKIRAFTKKFPAGLKEFESLFNRNRIFVDRTRDVAAVTAEDALSYSWTGPILRAAGVDYDVRAMEPYSSYEDFDFEVPVGENGDVYNRFLVRNEEMWQSLRIIEQALDKLEKEPSDIFHADVPAFYLPPKEEVYNNMEALIYHFKIVMGEVETPTSEVYHSVEGANGELGFYLVNDGGRSPYRLHFRRPSFINYQMYAPMSRGMLLSDAIINMSSLNVIAGELDA, via the coding sequence ATGCAGAACCATCCCGTATATACCGATAACGACCCGCAAAGCGAGTATTCTACGCTGAACCTCGGCCCAACACACCCGGCCACGCATGGCGTGTTTCAAAATGTATTGCAGATGGATGGCGAGCGCATCGTAAGCGGCGTATCAACCATAGGTTACATACACCGGGCATTTGAAAAAATTGCCGAGCACAGGCCTTTCTACCAGATAACTCCGCTAACCGACAGACTCAACTATTGTTCGTCGCCTATAAACAATATGGGCTGGCACATGACGGTAGAGAAACTACTTGGCATCCAAATGCCAAAACGTGTGGACTACATGCGCGTCATCATCATGGAACTTGCCCGTATTGCCGACCATATTATTTGCAATGGGGTATTAGGTGTGGATACCGGTGCGTTTACCGGTTTCTTATACATGATGGAATATCGCGAAGATATTTATGAGATCTACGAAGAAATTTGCGGATCCCGTTTAACTACTAATATTGGCCGTATCGGTGGATTTGAGCGTAACTTCAACACCATCGCTTTTAATAAGATCCGTGCATTTACAAAGAAATTCCCTGCAGGTTTAAAAGAGTTTGAAAGCCTTTTTAACAGAAACAGGATATTTGTAGATCGTACACGGGATGTTGCAGCCGTTACTGCAGAGGATGCATTAAGCTACAGCTGGACAGGCCCGATCCTTCGTGCTGCAGGTGTAGATTATGATGTACGCGCCATGGAACCGTACTCATCTTACGAAGATTTCGACTTTGAAGTACCGGTAGGCGAAAATGGAGATGTTTATAATCGTTTCCTGGTTCGCAACGAAGAAATGTGGCAGAGCCTTCGCATTATAGAGCAGGCGCTTGATAAACTGGAAAAAGAACCTTCGGATATTTTTCATGCGGATGTGCCGGCATTTTACCTGCCCCCCAAAGAAGAAGTATATAACAATATGGAAGCCTTGATCTATCACTTTAAAATTGTGATGGGCGAAGTGGAAACTCCAACCTCCGAAGTTTATCATTCTGTTGAGGGTGCAAATGGCGAGTTGGGATTTTATTTGGTAAACGATGGCGGACGCTCACCATACCGTTTGCATTTCCGCAGACCAAGTTTCATCAATTATCAGATGTATGCGCCAATGAGCCGGGGCATGCTTTTATCTGATGCGATTATTAACATGAGTAGTTTAAACGTAATAGCAGGAGAGTTAGATGCTTAG
- a CDS encoding NADH-quinone oxidoreductase subunit E translates to MLSVQDTNTPVTFSPELIGKFADVVSRYPEGKQKSALLPVLHLVQAEFGWVSPPAMDKVAEYLAIQPIEVYEVASFYTMYFLKPQGKYMLEVCRTGPCEIVGATPIMEHIEKTLGVKEGDVTEDGLFSWRGVECLAACGFGPVLQIGPEYTFYENLTTTSVDKLISDLKAKANN, encoded by the coding sequence ATGCTTAGCGTACAGGATACCAATACACCGGTTACATTTTCGCCGGAACTGATCGGTAAGTTTGCCGATGTGGTTAGCCGCTACCCGGAAGGTAAGCAGAAATCTGCATTGCTGCCGGTTTTGCATTTGGTGCAGGCCGAGTTTGGTTGGGTAAGCCCGCCGGCGATGGATAAAGTTGCCGAATACCTTGCTATTCAGCCTATCGAAGTTTATGAGGTGGCATCGTTTTACACCATGTATTTTTTGAAGCCTCAAGGTAAGTACATGCTGGAAGTGTGCCGTACTGGCCCATGCGAAATTGTAGGTGCTACACCGATAATGGAACATATTGAAAAGACACTTGGCGTTAAAGAGGGAGATGTTACCGAAGACGGCTTGTTCAGCTGGCGAGGTGTTGAGTGCCTGGCAGCGTGTGGGTTTGGCCCGGTTTTGCAGATTGGCCCTGAGTATACTTTTTACGAAAACTTAACTACGACGTCGGTTGACAAATTGATTAGTGACTTAAAAGCAAAGGCGAACAACTAA
- a CDS encoding NADH-quinone oxidoreductase subunit I, with amino-acid sequence MESLSNRKKQLEVKPLNFWEKAYLPAIVKGLSITMGHFFKKPVTIQYPEQKREFSENYRGLHSLKRDENGKERCTACGLCALSCPAEAITMTAAERQKGEEHLYREEKYAAVYEINMLRCIFCGLCEEACPKEAIYLDGDIVPSDYLRKDFIYGKDKLVEAPLNQ; translated from the coding sequence ATGGAATCATTAAGTAATAGAAAGAAGCAACTAGAGGTAAAGCCGCTCAATTTTTGGGAAAAGGCTTATCTTCCTGCTATTGTAAAAGGCTTGAGTATTACCATGGGCCACTTTTTTAAGAAACCGGTCACCATACAGTATCCGGAGCAAAAGCGGGAATTCTCTGAAAATTATCGTGGATTACATTCGCTGAAACGCGACGAGAATGGTAAAGAGCGTTGCACCGCTTGTGGCCTTTGCGCCTTATCGTGCCCTGCAGAAGCAATCACCATGACTGCTGCAGAGCGCCAAAAGGGTGAAGAGCATTTGTACCGGGAGGAAAAATATGCCGCTGTTTATGAAATAAATATGCTTCGCTGTATTTTTTGCGGTTTGTGCGAAGAAGCCTGCCCTAAAGAAGCTATTTATCTGGATGGCGACATCGTACCTTCAGATTACTTGCGTAAGGATTTTATTTATGGTAAAGATAAATTAGTAGAGGCTCCTTTAAATCAATAA
- a CDS encoding NADH dehydrogenase, giving the protein MSTFYFIAFLSIFFSILVISAKNPVHSILYLILTFFTFTIHYILLNAQFLAIVNFIVYMGAILVLFLYTLMLINLNKESEPVKPFMVKLAAVVGAGVLLVALVSSLKSLGASEPVVLKDPGLGLVKNLGKVLFHEFLLPFEVSSVLLLSAMVGAVLLATKDPKEQKATI; this is encoded by the coding sequence ATGAGTACATTTTACTTCATCGCGTTTTTATCAATATTTTTCTCGATACTGGTTATCTCTGCGAAGAACCCGGTACATAGTATCTTGTACCTTATCCTTACCTTTTTTACTTTCACCATCCATTACATTTTACTGAATGCGCAGTTTTTGGCCATCGTAAACTTTATAGTTTACATGGGTGCCATACTGGTGTTATTCCTTTACACGCTGATGCTCATCAATCTCAATAAGGAAAGTGAGCCTGTTAAACCATTTATGGTGAAGCTGGCAGCAGTTGTTGGGGCTGGTGTTTTACTTGTCGCGCTGGTTTCATCATTAAAGTCTCTTGGAGCCTCGGAGCCAGTGGTATTGAAGGACCCCGGGTTGGGATTGGTAAAAAATCTGGGAAAAGTATTATTTCATGAGTTCCTGTTGCCATTTGAAGTATCATCAGTATTGCTGTTATCGGCAATGGTTGGCGCTGTTTTACTGGCAACAAAAGATCCTAAAGAACAAAAAGCAACCATCTGA
- a CDS encoding NADH-quinone oxidoreductase subunit F (part of NADH-ubiquinone oxidoreductase complex I; shuttles electrons from NADH, via FMN and iron-sulfur (Fe-S) centers, to quinones in the respiratory chain; NuoF is part of the soluble NADH dehydrogenase fragment, which represents the electron input part of NADH dehydrogenase) — protein MGRKLLLEHINVPGINTFDVYRSKGGYAAVEKALKTLTPDEVVEEVKKSGLRGRGGAGFPTGMKWSFLAKPEGVARYLVCNADESEPGTFKDRFLMTYIPHLLIEGMIVASFALGAKTSFIYVRGEMMPQIRILEKAIAEAKAKGFLGKNILGTGYDLELYVQPGGGAYICGEETALLESLEGKRGNPRIKPPFPAIAGLYGCPTVVNNVESIAAVVPIINEGGDEYAKLGIGRSTGTKLISAGGNLKKPGVYEIDLGLPAEEFLYSDEYCGGIANGKRLKAVVAGGSSVPILPANLFLKTINNEPRLMSYESLSDGGFVSGTMMGSGGFIAYDEDQCIVRNTWNFARFYHHESCGQCSPCREGTGWMEKVLHRLEYGHGKMSDMDLLVDVSKKIEGNTICPLGDAAAWPVASAIRHFRDEFEWHVTDAATAVTRNYGIAHYADPLTVEV, from the coding sequence ATGGGACGCAAACTTTTACTCGAACATATAAACGTACCCGGCATCAACACCTTTGATGTATACCGTTCTAAAGGCGGTTACGCAGCAGTTGAAAAGGCCCTTAAAACCCTTACGCCCGATGAAGTGGTGGAAGAGGTGAAGAAATCGGGCTTGCGTGGCCGGGGTGGTGCAGGATTCCCTACGGGGATGAAGTGGAGCTTCTTGGCCAAGCCGGAAGGCGTTGCCCGCTACCTGGTTTGTAATGCGGATGAATCTGAACCCGGAACATTTAAAGACCGTTTCCTGATGACCTATATCCCTCACTTACTAATTGAGGGAATGATTGTAGCCAGCTTTGCGCTCGGTGCTAAAACATCATTCATCTACGTACGTGGAGAGATGATGCCGCAGATCCGTATTTTGGAGAAAGCCATCGCTGAGGCAAAAGCAAAAGGATTTTTAGGAAAAAATATATTAGGCACAGGGTACGATCTGGAGCTTTACGTACAACCCGGTGGTGGTGCTTACATTTGCGGTGAAGAAACTGCATTGTTGGAATCGCTGGAGGGTAAAAGAGGTAACCCGAGGATTAAACCTCCGTTCCCGGCAATCGCAGGGCTATACGGATGCCCAACGGTAGTGAACAATGTTGAATCTATTGCAGCTGTAGTACCCATCATTAATGAAGGTGGTGATGAATACGCTAAATTAGGGATAGGTCGCAGCACTGGTACAAAGTTAATATCAGCCGGGGGTAACCTTAAAAAACCGGGTGTTTATGAAATTGATTTAGGCCTCCCTGCAGAGGAGTTTTTATATAGTGACGAATATTGCGGTGGTATTGCGAATGGCAAACGCCTGAAAGCAGTAGTTGCAGGAGGTTCTTCTGTTCCTATCCTGCCCGCTAACCTGTTCCTTAAAACCATAAATAATGAGCCTCGCTTAATGAGCTATGAATCGTTATCAGATGGTGGCTTCGTTAGCGGCACAATGATGGGGTCAGGTGGTTTTATTGCGTATGACGAAGACCAATGTATTGTGCGCAATACCTGGAACTTTGCAAGATTTTATCACCATGAAAGCTGCGGACAATGTTCACCATGCCGTGAAGGTACCGGCTGGATGGAGAAAGTTTTACACCGCCTGGAATATGGCCATGGTAAAATGAGCGATATGGATCTGCTGGTTGATGTGTCGAAAAAAATTGAAGGTAACACAATTTGTCCATTGGGTGATGCAGCGGCATGGCCGGTTGCCAGCGCTATCCGTCACTTTAGAGATGAGTTTGAATGGCATGTAACGGACGCCGCGACGGCAGTTACAAGAAATTACGGAATTGCACATTACGCTGATCCGTTGACAGTAGAGGTATAG
- a CDS encoding NADH:ubiquinone oxidoreductase subunit H: MQLTIADIAIKFGLIIIIFLISLVIAMYSTYAERKIAAFFQDRVGPNRAGPWGILQPLADGGKMFLKEEIIPTNATPFLFIVGPSLAILTACIGSAVIPWGQNLVVNGKVIPLQVTDINVGILYIFGVVSLGVYGVMIGGWASNNKYSLLGAIRAASQNISYEISMGLSIIALLLVTGTLSLGEIAQQQHGWHWNVIYQPVGFILFLVCAFAETNRTPFDLPECETELVGGYHTEYSSMKLGFYLFAEYINMFISSAVMATLYWGGYNYPGMDWVTAHVGPVIGPLIGTAVLFTKIFLFIFFFMWVRWTIPRFRYDQLMDLGWKILIPLAIANIVVTGIVITFL, translated from the coding sequence ATGCAACTTACTATAGCAGATATCGCCATAAAATTTGGGCTTATTATCATCATCTTTTTGATAAGCCTGGTAATCGCCATGTACTCTACTTACGCCGAGCGTAAAATAGCAGCATTCTTTCAAGATAGGGTAGGACCTAACCGCGCAGGGCCATGGGGGATTTTACAGCCTCTTGCCGATGGCGGAAAGATGTTTCTGAAAGAAGAGATCATCCCAACCAACGCAACACCGTTTTTATTCATCGTAGGTCCATCACTGGCTATTTTAACAGCCTGTATCGGTTCTGCCGTTATACCATGGGGACAAAACCTGGTGGTTAATGGCAAAGTAATTCCTTTGCAGGTAACTGATATCAATGTAGGTATCCTTTATATTTTTGGCGTTGTATCACTGGGTGTATATGGGGTAATGATAGGGGGCTGGGCATCGAATAATAAATATTCGTTGTTAGGCGCTATCCGCGCAGCATCACAAAACATTAGCTACGAAATTTCGATGGGCCTTTCCATCATCGCGTTATTGTTGGTTACCGGTACGCTCAGCCTGGGCGAAATCGCGCAGCAACAGCATGGCTGGCACTGGAATGTCATTTATCAACCGGTTGGTTTTATACTATTTCTGGTTTGTGCTTTTGCCGAAACTAACCGCACACCATTTGATTTACCAGAGTGTGAAACCGAGTTGGTTGGTGGTTATCATACCGAATATTCATCAATGAAATTAGGTTTTTACCTGTTTGCTGAATACATCAATATGTTCATTTCATCGGCGGTAATGGCTACATTATACTGGGGTGGATATAATTATCCGGGTATGGATTGGGTTACCGCGCACGTTGGCCCGGTAATAGGTCCGCTGATAGGTACGGCTGTTTTATTTACAAAAATATTTTTATTCATCTTTTTCTTTATGTGGGTTCGCTGGACTATCCCGCGTTTCCGATATGATCAATTGATGGACCTGGGCTGGAAGATTTTGATACCTTTGGCCATTGCTAACATTGTTGTTACCGGTATAGTTATTACTTTTTTATAA
- a CDS encoding NADH dehydrogenase, translating into MKVTIDNITIEVEAGTSILNAARMIGGDIVPPAMCYYSKLEGSGGKCRTCLVQVSKGSEKDPRPMPKLVASCRTTVMDGMEVKNISSPEVIEARKGVVEMLLINHPLDCPVCDQAGECHLQDLGYEHGAAKTRYEFDRRTFERIDIGDKIQLHMTRCILCYRCVFVADQITDHRIHGILNRGDHSEISTYITKAVDNDFSGNVIDVCPVGALTDKTFRFKNRVWFTKPVEAHRDCQTEGCNGKVTLWYKGEDVLRVTARKDEYGEAEEFICNSCRFDKKKTADWVIEGPRKVSHKSVISSNHYDMLKPLPVVKTNLVLQQANKEQFERETRL; encoded by the coding sequence ATGAAAGTTACAATTGATAATATAACCATTGAAGTAGAAGCCGGGACATCCATCCTGAATGCCGCAAGGATGATAGGTGGAGATATTGTCCCGCCTGCTATGTGCTATTACTCTAAGCTGGAAGGCAGTGGCGGTAAGTGCCGCACCTGCCTGGTACAGGTAAGCAAGGGTTCTGAAAAAGATCCTCGCCCCATGCCAAAGCTGGTAGCGAGTTGCCGTACTACTGTAATGGACGGTATGGAAGTAAAAAACATTTCATCACCGGAAGTGATTGAAGCGCGAAAAGGTGTGGTAGAAATGTTGTTGATCAACCACCCGCTTGATTGCCCGGTTTGCGATCAGGCCGGCGAATGCCACCTGCAGGATCTTGGCTATGAGCATGGCGCGGCTAAGACCCGCTACGAATTTGACCGCCGCACGTTTGAACGTATTGACATCGGTGACAAGATTCAACTGCACATGACCCGTTGCATCCTTTGCTATCGTTGCGTATTTGTTGCTGATCAGATCACGGATCACCGTATCCACGGTATTTTAAACAGGGGCGATCATTCTGAGATCTCTACTTACATTACCAAAGCGGTTGATAACGATTTTAGTGGAAATGTTATAGATGTTTGTCCTGTTGGAGCGTTAACCGATAAAACTTTCCGTTTTAAAAATCGTGTATGGTTTACCAAACCGGTAGAAGCACACCGCGATTGCCAAACCGAGGGCTGTAATGGTAAAGTAACATTATGGTATAAAGGTGAAGATGTACTGCGTGTTACGGCTCGTAAAGACGAATATGGTGAAGCAGAAGAATTTATATGTAATAGCTGCCGTTTCGACAAAAAGAAAACAGCTGATTGGGTGATAGAAGGTCCGCGTAAAGTATCCCACAAATCGGTTATCAGCTCTAATCATTACGATATGCTTAAACCATTGCCGGTTGTTAAAACCAACCTGGTGCTGCAGCAAGCAAATAAAGAACAATTTGAAAGGGAGACCCGCCTGTAA